In a single window of the Gossypium hirsutum isolate 1008001.06 chromosome D02, Gossypium_hirsutum_v2.1, whole genome shotgun sequence genome:
- the LOC107909540 gene encoding DExH-box ATP-dependent RNA helicase DExH5, mitochondrial isoform X1 codes for MPPSYSPHFLPFSSQFLTHTIKPSLFSPTMKDRPPSSYGAVYVPPHHRLISSPNNQDATKNSSAPGIHSKLRDHQNTPILNAKGTASPPSLPHLQQQQRQQQQGTYNNNNGSKNSNNQNAQYNSAYCLGISENVSDRQLELSLQSGTFDEANIEEWKRKLAMLLHDDGKQEFVSREKKDRRDFEQIAALASRMGLYSHLYSKVAVFSKLPLPNYRFDLDDKRPQREVSLNFGLLKRVNAYLGEYLSKKSRNKESFSDNCFSRSSSNSSIVTEEGLFEQPEPLASGTAVMEKILLRRSSLLRDQQQAWQESLEGREMLEFRQSLPAYKEKDTILTAILQNQVVIISGETGCGKTTQIPQFILESEIDSARGAFCSIICTQPRRISAISVSERVASERGEKLGESVGYKVRLEGIKGRDTRLLFCTTGILLRRLLVDRNLKGVTHVIVDEIHERGMNEDFLLIVLKDLLPRRPELKLILMSATLDAELFSSYFDGAPLIHIPGFTYPVRTHFLENILEMTGYRLTPSNQIDDYGQERMWKMSKQAPRKRKSQIVSSVEDALRAADFKDFSPQIQESLSCWNPDCIGFNLVEYLLSYICENERPGAVLVFMTGWDDISSLKDKLQAHPVLGDPSRVLLLTCHGSMASSEQKLIFEEPEDGVRKIVLTTNIAETSITINDVVFVLDCGKAKETSYDALNNTPCLLPSWVSKVSTQQRRGRAGRVQPGECYHLYPRCVYDAFTEYQLPEILRTPLQSLCLQIKSLKLGSISEFLSRALQSPKLLAVQNAIEYLKVIGALDENENLTVLGRYLTMLPVEPKLGKMLILGAILNCLDPVLTIVAGLSVRDPFLTPLDKKDLAETAKLQFSHDHSDHLALVRAYEGWKEAEKDLAGYDYCWKNFLSAQSMKAIDSLREEFLSLLKDTGLIDGYATSCNDWSYDQHLIRAIICYGLYPGICSVVHNEKSFSLKTMEDGPVLLYSNSVNARESRIPYPWLVFNEKIKVNSVFLRDSTAVSDSVLLLFGGSISRGDVDGHLKMLGGYLEFFMQPAIAEKYLSLRREFDELIQNKLLNPQIVLHLHHELISAIRLLVSEDQCDGRFVFGRPDLKPSNMPVVPPQRSLISRTESGPGGDNSKSQLQTLVTRAGYAAPIYKTSQLENNQFQATVEFNGMQIIGQPCNNKKSAEKDAAAEALQWLMSGTRTGHEYINYMSMFLKKSKRDN; via the exons ATGCCCCCCTCTTACTCTCCGCATTTCCTTCCTTTCTCTTCACAATTTCTCACCCACACCATAAAACCCTCACTCTTTTCTCCGACGATGAAGGATCGGCCTCCGTCCTCGTACGGCGCCGTCTACGTCCCTCCCCACCACCGTCTCATCTCCTCTCCCAACAACCAAGATGCTACCAAGAACTCCTCcgcccccgggattcactccaagCTTCGCGACCACCAAAACACACCCATTTTGAACGCTAAGGGCACTGCTTCTCCTCCTTCTTTGCCACACTTGCAACAGCAGCAGCGACAGCAACAGCAAGGGACTTATAATAACAATAACGGTAGTAAAAACAGTAATAATCAAAATGCACAGTATAATTCGGCTTACTGTCTGGGGATTTCCGAGAATGTCTCTGATCGCCAGCTGGAATTGTCTTTGCAATCG GGTACCTTTGATGAAGCTAACATTGAAGAGTGGAAGCGAAAGCTAGCCATGCTTCTACATGATGATGGGAAACAGGAGTTCGTATCAAGGGAGAAGAAGGACAGGCGAGACTTTGAGCAAATAGCAGCTTTGGCAAGCAGAATGGGTTTGTATAG CCATCTTTATTCCAAAGTTGCTGTCTTCAGTAAGTTGCCCCTGCCTAACTACAGATTTGACCTGGATGATAAGCGTCCACAGAGGGAG GTGAGCTTAAATTTTGGTTTGTTGAAGAGAGTCAACGCCTATCTTGGAGAGTACCTTTCTAAAAAGTCTAGGAATAAGGAAAGCTTTTCGGATAATTGTTTTTCAAGATCAAGCAGTAATAGCAGTATAGTTACTGAAGAAGGACTTTTTGAGCAGCCAGAGCCATTAGCATCTGGCACAGCTGTTATGGAGAAAATTCTTCTGCGGAGAAGTTCGCTGCTGCGTGATCAGCAACAAGCGTGGCAG GAGTCTCTTGAAGGAAGAGAAATGCTAGAATTCCGTCAAAGTCTTCCTGCTTATAAAGAGAAAGATACCATATTGACTGCCATTTTACAGAATCAG GTTGTTATTATCTCAGGTGAAACAGGATGTGGCAAGACCACACAAATTCCCCAATTTATTTTAGAATCTGAGATAGATTCTGCGCGCGGAGCTTTTTGTAGCATTATATGTACGCAACCCAGGCGAATATCTGCTATATCTGTTTCAGAAAGAGTTGCTTCAGAAAGAGGAGAGAAATTGGGTGAATCT GTTGGATATAAAGTACGGCTTGAGGGTATTAAAGGGAGGGATACCCGTCTTCTCTTTTGCACAACAGGCATTTTGTTGAGAAGGCTACTAGTTGATAGAAATTTAAAAGGTGTAACTCATGTCATTGTGGATGAGATTCATGAACGAGGGATGAATGAAG ATTTCCTACTCATTGTCCTTAAAGATCTCCTTCCTCGCCGCCCAGAATTAAAGCTGATTTTGATGAGTGCAACTTTGGATGCTGAGCTTTTCTCCTCGTATTTTGATGGGGCACCTTTAATCCACATTCCA GGTTTTACGTACCCAGTTCGAACACATTTTTTGGAGAATATTTTGGAAATGACAGGTTATAGGTTGACTCCATCTAATCAAATTGATGATTATGGACAAGAAAGAATGTGGAAAATGAGTAAGCAAGCCCCGAGAAAGAGGAAGAGCCAAATTGTCTCTTCTGTTGAG GATGCGCTCCGGGCAGCTGATTTTAAGGATTTCAGCCCGCAGATTCAGGAGTCTTTGTCATGTTGGAATCCTGATTGTATTGGTTTTAATCTCGTAGAATATCTTTTATCCTATATCTGTGAGAATGAGAGGCCCGGTGCAGTTCTAGTCTTTATGACTGGGTGGGATGACATAAGTTCTCTGAAGGATAAGCTGCAAGCTCATCCAGTCCTTGGAGATCCTAGTCGAGTTTTGCTACTTACTTGCCATGGTTCTATGGCGAGTTCTGAGCAG AAGTTAATTTTTGAAGAGCCTGAAGATGGAGTGAGGAAAATAGTATTAACTACTAATATTGCTGAGACAAGCATAACAATTAATGATGTTGTTTTTGTTCTTGATTGTGGAAAGGCCAAGGAGACATCGTACGACGCATTGAATAACACTCCTTGTTTGCTACCATCATGGGTTTCCAAGGTTTCTACTCAACAA AGAAGAGGAAGAGCTGGCCGAGTGCAGCCTGGAGAGTGTTACCATCTCTATCCTCGATGTGTATATGATGCCTTCACTGAATATCAATTACCTGAAATTTTGAGAACACCTTTGCAGTCTCTTTGTCTGCAAATCAAAAGTTTGAAACTCGGAAGTATATCTGAATTCCTATCAAGGGCATTGCAGTCACCAAAGTTACTGGCG GTTCAAAATGCCATTGAATATTTAAAAGTCATCGGGGCCTTGGATGAGAATGAAAATCTGACTGTGCTGG GGCGTTATTTGACTATGCTTCCAGTGGAGCCAAAACTTGGGAAGATGCTCATCCTTGGTGCTATTCTTAATTGCCTGGATCCTGTGTTGACTATTGTTGCTGGTCTTAGTGTTAGAGATCCTTTTTTGACACCATTAGACAAGAAAGAT CTTGCAGAGACTGCAAAGTTGCAATTTTCCCATGATCATAGTGACCACCTTGCACTTGTCCGGGCTTACGAGGGCTGGAAAGAAGCCGAGAAAGACCTTGCTGGATATGATTATTGCTGGAAAAATTTTCTTTCTGCACAATCAATGAAGGCAATTGATTCTCTTAGGGAGGAGTTTCTTTCATTGCTCAAGGATACCGGTCTTATTGACGGCTATGCAACTAGCTGTAATGACTGGAGCTATGATCAGCATCTCATCCGAGCAATTATTTGTTATGGGCTTTATCCTGGAATTTGCTCTGTCGTG CATAACGAGAAATCATTTTCACTGAAAACTATGGAGGATGGACCTGTACTTCTTTACTCG AACTCTGTTAATGCTCGGGAATCTAGAATTCCGTATCCTTGGCTGGTTTTCAATGAGAAGATAAAAGTGAACTCTGTTTTCCTGCGGGATTCAACAGCTGTCTCTGATTCAGTGCTTCTCCTGTTTGGTGGTAGCATCTCAAGAGGAGATGTT GATGGACACTTGAAGATGTTGGGAGGGTATTTAGAATTTTTCATGCAACCTGCTATAGCTgaaaaatatctaagtttaaGGAGAGAATTTGATGAGCTGATTCAAAATAAA TTACTGAATCCCCAAATAGTCCTACATCTTCATCATGAGCTCATTTCTGCAATACGGTTGCTGGTTTCTGAGGATCAGTGTGATGGAAGATTTGTATTTGGCCGTCCAGATCTTAAACCATCAAATATGCCTGTTGTTCCACCACAACGTTCTTTGATTTCAAGGACAGAGAGTGGTCCCGGGGGTGATAATTCTAAAAGTCAGCTCCAAACACTGGTCACTAGGGCAGGATATGCTGCACCAATCTACAAGACAAGTCAATTGGAAAACAATCAGTTCCAAGCTACTGTTGAGTTCAATGGTATGCAAATCATAGGGCAGCCTTGCAACAACAAGAAGAGTGCAGAAAAGGATGCTGCAGCTGAGGCTTTGCAGTGGCTGATGAGTGGTACCCGGACAGGCCATGAGTATATCAATTATATGTCGATGTTTCTGAAGAAAAGCAAGAGGGATAACTGA
- the LOC107909540 gene encoding DExH-box ATP-dependent RNA helicase DExH5, mitochondrial isoform X2 translates to MPPSYSPHFLPFSSQFLTHTIKPSLFSPTMKDRPPSSYGAVYVPPHHRLISSPNNQDATKNSSAPGIHSKLRDHQNTPILNAKGTASPPSLPHLQQQQRQQQQGTYNNNNGSKNSNNQNAQYNSAYCLGISENVSDRQLELSLQSGTFDEANIEEWKRKLAMLLHDDGKQEFVSREKKDRRDFEQIAALASRMGLYSHLYSKVAVFSKLPLPNYRFDLDDKRPQREVSLNFGLLKRVNAYLGEYLSKKSRNKESFSDNCFSRSSSNSSIVTEEGLFEQPEPLASGTAVMEKILLRRSSLLRDQQQAWQESLEGREMLEFRQSLPAYKEKDTILTAILQNQVVIISGETGCGKTTQIPQFILESEIDSARGAFCSIICTQPRRISAISVSERVASERGEKLGESVGYKVRLEGIKGRDTRLLFCTTGILLRRLLVDRNLKGVTHVIVDEIHERGMNEDFLLIVLKDLLPRRPELKLILMSATLDAELFSSYFDGAPLIHIPGFTYPVRTHFLENILEMTGYRLTPSNQIDDYGQERMWKMSKQAPRKRKSQIVSSVEDALRAADFKDFSPQIQESLSCWNPDCIGFNLVEYLLSYICENERPGAVLVFMTGWDDISSLKDKLQAHPVLGDPSRVLLLTCHGSMASSEQKLIFEEPEDGVRKIVLTTNIAETSITINDVVFVLDCGKAKETSYDALNNTPCLLPSWVSKVSTQQRRGRAGRVQPGECYHLYPRCVYDAFTEYQLPEILRTPLQSLCLQIKSLKLGSISEFLSRALQSPKLLAVQNAIEYLKVIGALDENENLTVLVEPKLGKMLILGAILNCLDPVLTIVAGLSVRDPFLTPLDKKDLAETAKLQFSHDHSDHLALVRAYEGWKEAEKDLAGYDYCWKNFLSAQSMKAIDSLREEFLSLLKDTGLIDGYATSCNDWSYDQHLIRAIICYGLYPGICSVVHNEKSFSLKTMEDGPVLLYSNSVNARESRIPYPWLVFNEKIKVNSVFLRDSTAVSDSVLLLFGGSISRGDVDGHLKMLGGYLEFFMQPAIAEKYLSLRREFDELIQNKLLNPQIVLHLHHELISAIRLLVSEDQCDGRFVFGRPDLKPSNMPVVPPQRSLISRTESGPGGDNSKSQLQTLVTRAGYAAPIYKTSQLENNQFQATVEFNGMQIIGQPCNNKKSAEKDAAAEALQWLMSGTRTGHEYINYMSMFLKKSKRDN, encoded by the exons ATGCCCCCCTCTTACTCTCCGCATTTCCTTCCTTTCTCTTCACAATTTCTCACCCACACCATAAAACCCTCACTCTTTTCTCCGACGATGAAGGATCGGCCTCCGTCCTCGTACGGCGCCGTCTACGTCCCTCCCCACCACCGTCTCATCTCCTCTCCCAACAACCAAGATGCTACCAAGAACTCCTCcgcccccgggattcactccaagCTTCGCGACCACCAAAACACACCCATTTTGAACGCTAAGGGCACTGCTTCTCCTCCTTCTTTGCCACACTTGCAACAGCAGCAGCGACAGCAACAGCAAGGGACTTATAATAACAATAACGGTAGTAAAAACAGTAATAATCAAAATGCACAGTATAATTCGGCTTACTGTCTGGGGATTTCCGAGAATGTCTCTGATCGCCAGCTGGAATTGTCTTTGCAATCG GGTACCTTTGATGAAGCTAACATTGAAGAGTGGAAGCGAAAGCTAGCCATGCTTCTACATGATGATGGGAAACAGGAGTTCGTATCAAGGGAGAAGAAGGACAGGCGAGACTTTGAGCAAATAGCAGCTTTGGCAAGCAGAATGGGTTTGTATAG CCATCTTTATTCCAAAGTTGCTGTCTTCAGTAAGTTGCCCCTGCCTAACTACAGATTTGACCTGGATGATAAGCGTCCACAGAGGGAG GTGAGCTTAAATTTTGGTTTGTTGAAGAGAGTCAACGCCTATCTTGGAGAGTACCTTTCTAAAAAGTCTAGGAATAAGGAAAGCTTTTCGGATAATTGTTTTTCAAGATCAAGCAGTAATAGCAGTATAGTTACTGAAGAAGGACTTTTTGAGCAGCCAGAGCCATTAGCATCTGGCACAGCTGTTATGGAGAAAATTCTTCTGCGGAGAAGTTCGCTGCTGCGTGATCAGCAACAAGCGTGGCAG GAGTCTCTTGAAGGAAGAGAAATGCTAGAATTCCGTCAAAGTCTTCCTGCTTATAAAGAGAAAGATACCATATTGACTGCCATTTTACAGAATCAG GTTGTTATTATCTCAGGTGAAACAGGATGTGGCAAGACCACACAAATTCCCCAATTTATTTTAGAATCTGAGATAGATTCTGCGCGCGGAGCTTTTTGTAGCATTATATGTACGCAACCCAGGCGAATATCTGCTATATCTGTTTCAGAAAGAGTTGCTTCAGAAAGAGGAGAGAAATTGGGTGAATCT GTTGGATATAAAGTACGGCTTGAGGGTATTAAAGGGAGGGATACCCGTCTTCTCTTTTGCACAACAGGCATTTTGTTGAGAAGGCTACTAGTTGATAGAAATTTAAAAGGTGTAACTCATGTCATTGTGGATGAGATTCATGAACGAGGGATGAATGAAG ATTTCCTACTCATTGTCCTTAAAGATCTCCTTCCTCGCCGCCCAGAATTAAAGCTGATTTTGATGAGTGCAACTTTGGATGCTGAGCTTTTCTCCTCGTATTTTGATGGGGCACCTTTAATCCACATTCCA GGTTTTACGTACCCAGTTCGAACACATTTTTTGGAGAATATTTTGGAAATGACAGGTTATAGGTTGACTCCATCTAATCAAATTGATGATTATGGACAAGAAAGAATGTGGAAAATGAGTAAGCAAGCCCCGAGAAAGAGGAAGAGCCAAATTGTCTCTTCTGTTGAG GATGCGCTCCGGGCAGCTGATTTTAAGGATTTCAGCCCGCAGATTCAGGAGTCTTTGTCATGTTGGAATCCTGATTGTATTGGTTTTAATCTCGTAGAATATCTTTTATCCTATATCTGTGAGAATGAGAGGCCCGGTGCAGTTCTAGTCTTTATGACTGGGTGGGATGACATAAGTTCTCTGAAGGATAAGCTGCAAGCTCATCCAGTCCTTGGAGATCCTAGTCGAGTTTTGCTACTTACTTGCCATGGTTCTATGGCGAGTTCTGAGCAG AAGTTAATTTTTGAAGAGCCTGAAGATGGAGTGAGGAAAATAGTATTAACTACTAATATTGCTGAGACAAGCATAACAATTAATGATGTTGTTTTTGTTCTTGATTGTGGAAAGGCCAAGGAGACATCGTACGACGCATTGAATAACACTCCTTGTTTGCTACCATCATGGGTTTCCAAGGTTTCTACTCAACAA AGAAGAGGAAGAGCTGGCCGAGTGCAGCCTGGAGAGTGTTACCATCTCTATCCTCGATGTGTATATGATGCCTTCACTGAATATCAATTACCTGAAATTTTGAGAACACCTTTGCAGTCTCTTTGTCTGCAAATCAAAAGTTTGAAACTCGGAAGTATATCTGAATTCCTATCAAGGGCATTGCAGTCACCAAAGTTACTGGCG GTTCAAAATGCCATTGAATATTTAAAAGTCATCGGGGCCTTGGATGAGAATGAAAATCTGACTGTGCTGG TGGAGCCAAAACTTGGGAAGATGCTCATCCTTGGTGCTATTCTTAATTGCCTGGATCCTGTGTTGACTATTGTTGCTGGTCTTAGTGTTAGAGATCCTTTTTTGACACCATTAGACAAGAAAGAT CTTGCAGAGACTGCAAAGTTGCAATTTTCCCATGATCATAGTGACCACCTTGCACTTGTCCGGGCTTACGAGGGCTGGAAAGAAGCCGAGAAAGACCTTGCTGGATATGATTATTGCTGGAAAAATTTTCTTTCTGCACAATCAATGAAGGCAATTGATTCTCTTAGGGAGGAGTTTCTTTCATTGCTCAAGGATACCGGTCTTATTGACGGCTATGCAACTAGCTGTAATGACTGGAGCTATGATCAGCATCTCATCCGAGCAATTATTTGTTATGGGCTTTATCCTGGAATTTGCTCTGTCGTG CATAACGAGAAATCATTTTCACTGAAAACTATGGAGGATGGACCTGTACTTCTTTACTCG AACTCTGTTAATGCTCGGGAATCTAGAATTCCGTATCCTTGGCTGGTTTTCAATGAGAAGATAAAAGTGAACTCTGTTTTCCTGCGGGATTCAACAGCTGTCTCTGATTCAGTGCTTCTCCTGTTTGGTGGTAGCATCTCAAGAGGAGATGTT GATGGACACTTGAAGATGTTGGGAGGGTATTTAGAATTTTTCATGCAACCTGCTATAGCTgaaaaatatctaagtttaaGGAGAGAATTTGATGAGCTGATTCAAAATAAA TTACTGAATCCCCAAATAGTCCTACATCTTCATCATGAGCTCATTTCTGCAATACGGTTGCTGGTTTCTGAGGATCAGTGTGATGGAAGATTTGTATTTGGCCGTCCAGATCTTAAACCATCAAATATGCCTGTTGTTCCACCACAACGTTCTTTGATTTCAAGGACAGAGAGTGGTCCCGGGGGTGATAATTCTAAAAGTCAGCTCCAAACACTGGTCACTAGGGCAGGATATGCTGCACCAATCTACAAGACAAGTCAATTGGAAAACAATCAGTTCCAAGCTACTGTTGAGTTCAATGGTATGCAAATCATAGGGCAGCCTTGCAACAACAAGAAGAGTGCAGAAAAGGATGCTGCAGCTGAGGCTTTGCAGTGGCTGATGAGTGGTACCCGGACAGGCCATGAGTATATCAATTATATGTCGATGTTTCTGAAGAAAAGCAAGAGGGATAACTGA
- the LOC107909539 gene encoding uncharacterized protein: MFPQLPDPTFFFLEPWNWILKFPNYPYIFLFCLSVLSTHQLQNPPVLFPSQRVKQESIKKSPVYSIKIRIMDFPFAQNPFDASFRPRYERSFRGIPLQVLPEASQPQSLKPKMVSIPVHFVGSKQGRSDSAIKIQKVFRGFLVRKNVKKIMAIREQVNDIERSVSKTETVELIRNDPKQRLKVNENLMSLLFKLDSVKGVDSCVRDFRKSVIKKAIALQEMVDAIISGNQSVDSSNNAEVIDQNQGIIDSSDKSNQILEWEATEDAECVANLSESEGSFTVAVGGNEEKILESSGNESQSNWLGDEEGENRRGQSDNNGKEILERIMEENEKMMRMMETLSERNEMQTRMLSALTQRVEQLEKAFLCDKLRRKKWRSDEKSQDIRKCGGKR; the protein is encoded by the coding sequence ATGTTCCCGCAACTTCCAGATCCCACTTTTTTCTTTCTGGAACCCTGGAATTGGATCCTAAAATTTCCCAATTACCCGTATATATTTCTCTTCTGCCTCTCTGTGTTATCAACCCATCAACTGCAAAATCCCCCAGTATTATTTCCATCACAAAGAGTTAAACAAGAATCTATCAAGAAATCTCCTGTCTATTCCATCAAAATCCGAATAATGGACTTCCCTTTTGCCCAAAATCCATTCGATGCGTCGTTTCGCCCCCGCTATGAGAGAAGCTTTAGAGGGATCCCGCTTCAGGTATTGCCCGAGGCGTCGCAGCCTCAGTCTCTTAAGCCCAAGATGGTATCCATCCCCGTCCACTTCGTCGGTTCGAAGCAGGGCAGATCCGACTCGGCAATCAAGATCCAGAAGGTGTTTCGGGGATTTCTGGTAAGAAAAAATGTGAAGAAGATCATGGCAATAAGGGAGCAAGTGAATGACATCGAGCGTAGTGTTTCCAAGACGGAGACTGTGGAATTGATTCGGAATGACCCAAAGCAGAGATTGAAAGTGAACGAGAATCTGATGAGCTTGCTTTTCAAATTGGATTCTGTTAAAGGAGTGGATTCTTGTGTTAGGGATTTCAGGAAATCCGTTATTAAAAAGGCGATTGCGTTACAAGAGATGGTTGACGCCATTATTTCTGGTAACCAGTCCGTGGATTCCAGCAATAATGCGGAAGTAATTGACCAAAATCAAGGTATTATCGATTCTTCAGATAAAAGCAATCAAATTTTAGAGTGGGAAGCAACAGAGGATGCTGAATGTGTGGCTAATTTGAGTGAATCGGAAGGAAGTTTTACTGTTGCAGTCGGAGGGAATGAGGAGAAAATATTGGAAAGTAGCGGGAATGAGAGTCAAAGCAATTGGTTAGGAGATGAAGAAGGTGAAAATAGAAGAGGGCAGTCTGATAATAATGGGAAGGAGATATTAGAGAGGATAATGGAGGAGAATGAGAAGATGATGAGGATGATGGAGACATTGTCCGAGAGAAACGAAATGCAAACTCGGATGCTGAGTGCCTTGACTCAAAGGGTGGAGCAGCTGGAGAAAGCATTCTTGTGTGACAAATTGAGGAGAAAGAAATGGAGAAGTGATGAGAAATCACAGGATATCAGAAAGTGCGGAGGGAAGAGATAG